In Streptomyces sp. TLI_146, the genomic stretch CGACCCGGCGGAGCTCCAGCACCGCAACCGCGTCACCGCGTACGCGGGCAAGACCCTGCACGGTGTCGTCAAGTCGACCTGGCTGCGCGGCGAGCGCATCCAGGAGAACGGCACCCTCACCGAGCCCACCGGCCGCCTGCTCGAAAGGAACAACTGAAACCGTGAGCGAACTGCATCCGATTCCCCTGGCTTCCTTCACCGGTGACGCCAGCCCCTACGGCGGCGGCGACCCGTACGCGGACTACCGCACCGCCGACTTCCCGTTCACGCGGTACGCCGACCTCGCCGACCGGCGCCTGGGCGCGGGCGTCATCGCCGCCAACGACGAGTTCTTCGCCGAGCGCGAGAACCTCCTCAAGCCCGACGCCGCCGAGTTCGACCCCGAGCACTTCGGCCACAAGGGCAAGATCATGGACGGCTGGGAGACCCGCCGCCGCCGCGGCGTCTCGGCCGCCGTGCCCCACCCCACCGACGACGACCACGACTGGGCGCTGGTACGCCTGGGCGCCCCCGGGGTGGTGCGCGGCATCGTCGTCGACACCGCCCACTTCCGCGGCAACTACCCGCAGGCCGTCTCCGTCGAGGCCACCTCGGTGGCGGGCTCCCCGTCGCCCGAGGACCTGCTCGCCGACGACGTGAAGTGGGTGACCCTGGTACCGCGTACGGCGGTCGGCGGCCACGCGGCCAACGGGTTCGCCGTCGACGTCGAGCAGCGCTTCACGCATCTGCGCGTCAACCAGCACCCCGACGGCGGCATCGCCCGGCTGCGCGTCTACGGCGAGGTCGCCCCGGACCCGCAGTGGCTCGCCGTGCTCGGCACCTTCGACCTCGCGGCGCTGGAGAACGGCGCCCAGGTCGAGGACGCCTCGGACCGCTTCTACTCGCCCGCCACCAACACCATCCAGCCGGGCCGCTCCCGCAAGATGGACGACGGCTGGGAGACCCGCCGCCGCCGCGACAAGGGCAACGACTGGATCCGCTACCGGCTGGCGGCGCAGTCCGAGATCCGCGCGGTCGAGATCGACACCGCCTACCTCAAGGGCAACTCGGCGGGCTGGGCGGCGCTCTCCGTGCGCGACGGCGAGTCGGGCGAGTGGCGCGAGGTCCTGCCCCGCACCCGCCTCCAGCCCGACACCAACCACCGGTTCGTGCTGGACGCCCCCGCGGTGGCCACGCATGTACGCGTCGACATCTTCCCCGACGGCGGCATCTCCCGCCTGCGTCTGTTCGGCTCGCTCACGAGCGACGGCGCGGCGCGGCTGAACGCCCGCCACCAGGAGCTGGGCGGCTGACGACACCGGGGCGCTCCGCTGGGGTGCCGGTGATTCGGCTGCGGGCCGTCCCCAACTGGTCGCGCCCACGCGGCGGAGCCGCAAATGTCACAGCCCCGCGCCCCTGAGAATCCCGCTGCGCGGCAATCCCCTGGGCGCCCCGAAGGGGCGCTTTTAGGGGCGCGGGGAACTGCGCTACCAGCCACAGACAACCCGCAGCCGAAAGTCGCGACCCGTACGACTTTGGTAGCGCGCCCCCGGCGGAACCTGCCTTACCGCCCCTGACCTGCGTAGCTTGGGTGGTATGAACCGCGCTGGTCCCGAATACCGCTGGCTGCTGCCCTCCGCCGTCGTCGCCCCCGAGCTGCCGGGCGACCGCTCCGAGGGGCGCGGGCCGCGCCGTACCGTACGGGACTGGGTCGTCGACACCTGCGCGTTCCTCTGCGCCGCGCTGATCGGCGTGCTCGCCGCCGACGCCATGAACCAGGCGTCCGACTACCCCGAGACCCTTCAGGCC encodes the following:
- the alc gene encoding allantoicase → MHPIPLASFTGDASPYGGGDPYADYRTADFPFTRYADLADRRLGAGVIAANDEFFAERENLLKPDAAEFDPEHFGHKGKIMDGWETRRRRGVSAAVPHPTDDDHDWALVRLGAPGVVRGIVVDTAHFRGNYPQAVSVEATSVAGSPSPEDLLADDVKWVTLVPRTAVGGHAANGFAVDVEQRFTHLRVNQHPDGGIARLRVYGEVAPDPQWLAVLGTFDLAALENGAQVEDASDRFYSPATNTIQPGRSRKMDDGWETRRRRDKGNDWIRYRLAAQSEIRAVEIDTAYLKGNSAGWAALSVRDGESGEWREVLPRTRLQPDTNHRFVLDAPAVATHVRVDIFPDGGISRLRLFGSLTSDGAARLNARHQELGG